DNA from Leptospira mayottensis 200901116:
CCCATCAGACCTTTTGCGGTATATTCGAGCCTATTGTAGTAAGCCCCCATATCCGCTCTCTGCTTCATGATCCTCGTAAGAGCCGCATCCGCTAAACCGATAACATCGTTGGCTTCTCCCGGAGAAGAAATCGCGATCGGTCTCCCGTCCGCCTTTACAAGCTTCAGGGCTTTCGAAGTCATCGTGCCAATGTAAAATCTCTCACGCTGATTTTGATTCGGTCCCATGTGAAACCACATGGAAGCGACTCTGGATCCTCTCGCGAATTGCCCCTCAAATAGTCTGAATTTATTAAATTCAGCCTGAGAAGCGATTCGGTCGACTTCGTCCACCAGCGCAGATACTTCCACCTGCACAAGCTGCCTATCTTCGTTGCTGTAGATACCATTCGAGGTCTGGATGGCAAGCACCCGGATTCTCTGAATGATATTCGACGTCTGTTCGAGAAAACCCTCGGCAGTTTGTATGAAGCTCATTCCGTCTTCGGTGTTTCTTTCAGCCTGACGCAAACCATTTACTTGCGTCCTTAGCTTTTCGGAAACGGCGAGGCCGGAAGCGTCGTCCGCCGCGGAATTGATCCGCATACCGGAAGACAAAGCCTTCATCGTCTTGTCCACAGCAAGCTCGTTGAACTTTAGAGAACGGTGAGCATTCACCGCACTCAGGTTGTGATTGATAATCATTCTACACTCCTTTGTAGAGATGAACCGACAAATCTCCCTATTCGTCGGCCGGACATGGTCTGTCCGGTGCTCCGGGATGGACAAAAATCAGACCACCTGACAGACCAGGCGTCCTACCACGGAGTTATATTCGATTATCAATCGTTATTACTAATTTCTATAAAGTTGAGTATCGTTAATTTTATGACGAAACACTGTTTCAATACAAAATATTAGATACTTTATTATATAGCTATCAGCAATTCAACAAACCTCTTTGATCCTCAAAAGGACCACGGAAAGAGAATATTCTAATATTTTAATTCTTTCTTAGAATGTTCTTTGACAAAACCTTCCGTCGTACTTTTAGGGAACTTCAAGCCAGAATAGCCGCGAAAGCGGCTTCTTAAAAAGGTCGAATCAAACGGACCTTAGGAATCAATTCCGGAAGGAAACACATTCCCGAAGAAATGTATTCCTCTTCCGGTCAGTTATTCACCTGCTCTTACGGCCGCCGAAACTTTCGGCGACCGTAAGATCTTAACCGTTGAGGTCAAAATCTTATCTAAGAAGCTGGAGAACCGACTGAGGTCTTACGTTAGCCTGAGCAAGCATTGCTGTTCCCGATTGAACCAGAATTTGGTTCTTCGTAAATGCAACGGTTTCCTCCGCCATATCTGTGTCCCTGATTCTCGACTCTGAAGCCTGGATATTTTCGTAAGCAACCATCAGACCTTTGGAAGCGTGTTCCAGTCTGTTGAAGTATGCTCCTAGGTTTGCTCTTTGTTTGTTGATTTTCATCAGAGCATCGTCCAGAACCCCGATAGAGTCATTAGCGAATTCAGCCGTAGACAACGTCAGGAGTGAACCATCAGCCTTAATGAGGTTGAGAGATTTCGCAGTCATAGTCGCGATATACACTCTTTCTCTTTGGTGCTGGTTCGGCCCGATGTGGAACCACATGGAAGAAGTTCTAGAACCTCTTGCAAAGTCCCCCTGAAGGAGAGCCATCTTGTTGAATTCAGCCTGAGAAGCGATGCGATCGATCTCGTCCACGAGCTGAGAAACCTCAACTTGAATCATCTGGCGATCTTCGGCGCTATAGATTCCGTTGGAAGACTGGATAGCCAGAACCCGAACTCTTTGAATGATATCGTTCGTTTCCTGCAGATAACCTTCCGTAGTTTGGATCAAAGACATACCGTCTTCGGTGTTTCTCTCAGCTTGTCTG
Protein-coding regions in this window:
- a CDS encoding flagellin; translated protein: MIINHNLAAINSHRVLKFQNNEVAKNMETLSSGMRINRAGDDASGLAVSEKMRTQVKGLRQAERNTEDGMSLIQTTEGYLQETNDIIQRVRVLAIQSSNGIYSAEDRQMIQVEVSQLVDEIDRIASQAEFNKMALLQGDFARGSRTSSMWFHIGPNQHQRERVYIATMTAKSLNLIKADGSLLTLSTAEFANDSIGVLDDALMKINKQRANLGAYFNRLEHASKGLMVAYENIQASESRIRDTDMAEETVAFTKNQILVQSGTAMLAQANVRPQSVLQLLR
- a CDS encoding flagellin, giving the protein MIINHNLSAVNAHRSLKFNELAVDKTMKALSSGMRINSAADDASGLAVSEKLRTQVNGLRQAERNTEDGMSFIQTAEGFLEQTSNIIQRIRVLAIQTSNGIYSNEDRQLVQVEVSALVDEVDRIASQAEFNKFRLFEGQFARGSRVASMWFHMGPNQNQRERFYIGTMTSKALKLVKADGRPIAISSPGEANDVIGLADAALTRIMKQRADMGAYYNRLEYTAKGLMGAYENMQASESRIRDADMAEEVVSLTTKQILVQSGTAMLAQANMKPNSVLKLLQ